A stretch of DNA from Bacillus sp. Marseille-Q1617:
TTTTGGGCGGAAGGAATAACGTCGTCAGTGCGACTCACTGCGCGACACGCTTGCGCCTTGTCATTGAAGATGAAAGTCAGATCGACAAGGGGGCCATCGAAGAACTTGATGGCGTAAAAGGAGCATTTTCAAGCTCTGGACAGTTCCAGATCATTTTTGGGACAGGGAACGTCAACAAAGTGTTTGAACATTTCGGTCCGCTTGTCGGGGCTTCAGTTGAAGACAAGTCCCCAACGGGAGAGTCTCACAGTGATGCAGCGAAGCGTAAAATGAACCCGTTCGCCCGCTTTGCACGGACATTATCCAATATTTTTGTACCGATCATCCCGGCGATCGTGGCAGCCGGTATGCTGATGGGGCTTCTTGGATTGATGAAAACATACAAGTGGGTGGATCCTGAAAGCGGCCTGTTTGTTATGCTTGATATGTTCTCTTCAGCCGCATTCATCATCCTGCCGATTTTGATCGGGATGAGTGCAGCCAAGGAATTTGGAGCAAATGGCTATCTGGGGGCAGTCATCGGGGGAATCATGACCCACCCTGCATTATTGAATCCTTGGGGGCTGGCGGATGCAAAACCTGAAACGCTTGATTTCTTCGGCATGGGTGTCGAAATGCTTGGTTATCAAGGGACTGTCATCCCTGTTCTATTGACTGTTTATGTGATGGCGAAGCTTGAAAAAGGCTTGCGCAAAGTAGTGCCGAACACAGTGGATTTATTGGTTACGCCTTTCTTAACCGTTATTTTCACAGGATTCATCGCGCTGTTGGTTGTCGGTCCATTGGGAAGGGTGCTTGGTAACGGCATCACAACCGTATTGGATGTTGTCTACAATACAGCGGGACCGATTGCGGGAATGATTTTCGGAGGACTCTACTCAACCATCGTCTTGACCGGCGTTCATCACAGCTTCCATGCGATTGAAGCGGAATTGCTCGCGAATGTCGGCGGTAACTATCTGCTTCCGATTTGGGCGATGGCAAACGTCGCGCAAGGCGGGGCGACACTTGCTGTCTTCTTCAGAACGAAAAATAAAAAGACGAAAGAAATCGCGGTCCCTGCAGCTGTTTCGGCATTCCTCGGAATCACGGAGCCTGCGATCTTCGGGGTGAACCTGAAGCACCGCCGTCCATTCATCGGCGCCGCCATCGGGGGAGCTCTTGGCGGAGCCTACGTCGTATTCACGCAAGTAATGGCAAACGGAATCGGACTGACGGGTATTCCGATGTTTGCTATCGCTCAGGATCCGATCAACTATGGAATCGGATTTGTGATTGCCGTAGCAGGTGCTTTCATTGCGACACTTCTGTTAGGATGGAAGGAAGAAACGAAATAGACTTTAGTCCTTACCAGTTTTTTGCTGGTAAGGATTCTCTTTATATAATAGAAAAAATGAGGAGGAACGGATATGAAACAAGGAATCATCTCCCTTGGAGAAGCACTGATTGATTTTATTCCACTCGATAAAGACAACGCCACTTTTCAAAAAAGTCCCGGAGGTGCACCGGCAAATGTGGCCGTAGGTCTTTCCAGATTAGGGACGAAATCTACTTTTCTAGGAAAAGTGGGCGAGGACGTACTGGGGAAGTTCCTAAAGCAGACGTTAATTGACTTCGGTGTAAGGACGAACCAGATGCACTTGATGAAGGACGTACGTACGGGAGTCGTTTTCGTTACAAACGCGGAAGACGGCGAGCGCAGCTTCGACTTCTACATCGATCCGAGCGCCGATCGTTTTCTTGAGAATAAGGATATCGATGAAGAAGATTTCACGTCTCACAAGATCCTTCACTTCGGTTCGATTTCCATGATCAGCAGTCCTGCAAAGGAAGCGACTCACTATGCGGTCATGCTTGCAAAGCAAAATGGAATGATCGTTTCGTACGATCCCAATCTGCGTCTCGGGCTTTGGGATTCAGAGGAGACCGCACGCGAAACGATCAAGAGCATGCTTTCGCAGGCGGATGTGCTGAAGATTTCAGAAGAAGAGCTTGAATTCATTACAGGTGAAAAAGACATCGAAGCTGGTGTGAGAAGTCTTCATGATTACGAAATTCCTCTCATCATTGTCACGCTGGGGGCAGAAGGCAGCTATGTGTTCAAAGGAACGTCGAACGAACATGTTCCCGCGATGAAAGTGAAGGCGGTCGATACGACAGGGGCCGGGGATGCATTCGTTTCAGGAATCCTCTATTCACTTCATCAATTTGAAGGAGACATCGACTCCCTTACGCTTGAGGAAGCCGTGGAGATGGCCCGGTTTGCATCGGTTTCAGGCGCACTTGCAGCTTCCACAAAAGGAGCGATGACCGCACTTCCGACATTGGAAGAAGTGAACAGTCACCTCAGGAAGGGGGAGTAATGGATGACAACGAGAGATGAAGAGTTGAGGCAGGCAGCGTATGATGAAATGAACAAGCATAAGGTGATAGTTGAACGGGACCCATATCGTCTCCACTATCATTTGATGCCGCCGGTAGGGCTTTTAAACGATCCGAATGGTTTCATCCAATCGGGAGGTGTCTATCACCTTTATTATCAATGGATGCCGTTCAAGACAGGCCATGGAGCCAAGTTCTGGGGGCATTATTCCTCACGCGACCTGGTGAACTGGACCCATGAAGAAATCGCTCTGACACCCTCCGAATGGTATGAGAAGAACGGATGCTACTCGGGCAGTGCCATCGAGCATGATGGGAAAATCCTTGCATTCTACACGGGTAACGTAAAAGGTGACGAAGGAAACAGGGAGACCTATCAGTGCCTTGCCGTTTCAGAAGACGGTGTTCATTTTGATAAAAAAGGTCCTGTCGTCCATCTGCCAGACGCCTTCACCGCCCATTTCCGGGATCCGAAGGTGTGGAAGCAGGACGGGAAGTATTTCATGGTCGTAGGCGCACAAACAACTGATTTAAAAGGTGCTGTAGCCATTTTAAAATCTGAAAATCTTACCGGCTGGACCTATTCCGGCATCCTGACGGGAGGAGGAAAAGGGAAGCTTGCCGATTTCGGATATATGTTTGAATGCCCGGATCTATTCCAGCTTGACGGAGAGGACGTTCTCATTTTCTCCCCTCAGGGCCTGGAGGCAGAAGGCATGAAGTATCGGAATGTGTATCAGGCAGGGTATGTAAAAGGAAGCTTTGATCCTGAAAACCCAGCATTCGAGCATGGTGATTTCGAGGAGCTTGATCGCGGTTTTGATTTCTATGCACCGCAGACAACACTTGATGAACATGGTAGGCGAATCCTTTTCGGCTGGATGAGTGTGCCGGATCAGAACGAACAGGATCACCCGACGATTGACTATAAATGGCTTCATACAATGACGCTGCCGCGTGAACTGAAGCTGGTGGGAGATAAGGTCTGGCAGATTCCTGTCGACGAGCTTTCGGATCTGCGTGCGGAAGAGGCTGTCGAACATGCCGTGACGTTAGTAAAAGAAAGCAAAGCGCTGGAAAGTGTCCGGGGCAAAGCGCTGGAGTTGCAGCTTGATGACATTTGTATTGAAGGCGGATGGATGGACCTCACGATCAGTGACGGTGCGAGACTTTTATATCATCCAGGCGACAAGGTCTTCACACTTGAACGTAAAAGCTATGTTGACGGAACGATCGAAAAGCGTCAGTGCACATTGAACGAGTTAAATTCCATGCAGATTTTCATCGATACATCTTCAATCGAGATCTTCCTAAATGGCGGGGAAGAAACCTTTACCGCCCGTTTCTATCCATCTCCGAATCTGGATAGGATTACGTTCAGTGCTTCTAAAAAGGCAGAGTTTCGTTTGAAAAAATGGTCCCTTGGTAAATAGGCCGCCCTTGTGGCGGTCGTTTTTTTTGGATTTACCGATTTTTTGATGTTGATTGGTCCTTTTTTCGGG
This window harbors:
- a CDS encoding sucrose-specific PTS transporter subunit IIBC; this translates as MNHREVAEKLVPLLGGRNNVVSATHCATRLRLVIEDESQIDKGAIEELDGVKGAFSSSGQFQIIFGTGNVNKVFEHFGPLVGASVEDKSPTGESHSDAAKRKMNPFARFARTLSNIFVPIIPAIVAAGMLMGLLGLMKTYKWVDPESGLFVMLDMFSSAAFIILPILIGMSAAKEFGANGYLGAVIGGIMTHPALLNPWGLADAKPETLDFFGMGVEMLGYQGTVIPVLLTVYVMAKLEKGLRKVVPNTVDLLVTPFLTVIFTGFIALLVVGPLGRVLGNGITTVLDVVYNTAGPIAGMIFGGLYSTIVLTGVHHSFHAIEAELLANVGGNYLLPIWAMANVAQGGATLAVFFRTKNKKTKEIAVPAAVSAFLGITEPAIFGVNLKHRRPFIGAAIGGALGGAYVVFTQVMANGIGLTGIPMFAIAQDPINYGIGFVIAVAGAFIATLLLGWKEETK
- a CDS encoding sucrose-6-phosphate hydrolase, encoding MTTRDEELRQAAYDEMNKHKVIVERDPYRLHYHLMPPVGLLNDPNGFIQSGGVYHLYYQWMPFKTGHGAKFWGHYSSRDLVNWTHEEIALTPSEWYEKNGCYSGSAIEHDGKILAFYTGNVKGDEGNRETYQCLAVSEDGVHFDKKGPVVHLPDAFTAHFRDPKVWKQDGKYFMVVGAQTTDLKGAVAILKSENLTGWTYSGILTGGGKGKLADFGYMFECPDLFQLDGEDVLIFSPQGLEAEGMKYRNVYQAGYVKGSFDPENPAFEHGDFEELDRGFDFYAPQTTLDEHGRRILFGWMSVPDQNEQDHPTIDYKWLHTMTLPRELKLVGDKVWQIPVDELSDLRAEEAVEHAVTLVKESKALESVRGKALELQLDDICIEGGWMDLTISDGARLLYHPGDKVFTLERKSYVDGTIEKRQCTLNELNSMQIFIDTSSIEIFLNGGEETFTARFYPSPNLDRITFSASKKAEFRLKKWSLGK
- a CDS encoding aminoimidazole riboside kinase, with the translated sequence MKQGIISLGEALIDFIPLDKDNATFQKSPGGAPANVAVGLSRLGTKSTFLGKVGEDVLGKFLKQTLIDFGVRTNQMHLMKDVRTGVVFVTNAEDGERSFDFYIDPSADRFLENKDIDEEDFTSHKILHFGSISMISSPAKEATHYAVMLAKQNGMIVSYDPNLRLGLWDSEETARETIKSMLSQADVLKISEEELEFITGEKDIEAGVRSLHDYEIPLIIVTLGAEGSYVFKGTSNEHVPAMKVKAVDTTGAGDAFVSGILYSLHQFEGDIDSLTLEEAVEMARFASVSGALAASTKGAMTALPTLEEVNSHLRKGE